In Thermospira aquatica, the following proteins share a genomic window:
- the hpt gene encoding hypoxanthine phosphoribosyltransferase, with protein MEVYLTEQDIRHRIEELGREIDAWISDDEVLCVANLKGSFMFFADLIRRLKSSHLRVDFIATESYVGTQSSGQVRIIKDLQQVCRGQKLLVVEDIVDTGLTLSKVLEHFSTMHCPSEIKVATLLDKPSRRKVNMQADFVGFTIDDAFVVGYGLDYNEYYRNLPYIGILRNTEER; from the coding sequence ATGGAAGTTTATTTGACTGAACAAGATATTCGTCATCGTATAGAGGAGTTGGGGAGAGAGATTGATGCCTGGATAAGTGATGACGAAGTTCTTTGTGTTGCTAATCTTAAAGGGTCTTTCATGTTTTTTGCTGATCTGATAAGGAGATTGAAAAGTTCTCATTTACGTGTGGATTTTATTGCTACAGAGAGTTACGTTGGAACCCAGAGTTCTGGACAGGTTCGCATTATCAAGGATTTGCAACAGGTTTGCCGGGGGCAAAAACTTTTGGTCGTGGAAGATATTGTGGACACAGGTTTGACTTTGTCGAAGGTTCTTGAGCATTTTTCTACCATGCATTGTCCTTCGGAGATAAAAGTGGCAACTCTTCTTGATAAGCCTTCTCGTCGCAAGGTAAATATGCAGGCTGATTTTGTAGGATTTACTATTGATGATGCTTTTGTGGTAGGATATGGGCTTGATTATAACGAATACTACCGTAATTTGCCTTACATTGGAATTTTGAGAAATACTGAGGAGAGATAA
- a CDS encoding integrase catalytic domain-containing protein has protein sequence MFERRPIYRETAKQYQKASKKEKMEILDYFVRITGLKNRNYAARLLRQHGKTIYVGKKNYLKADIAKKGKRPGRKKKFGEEELKLLKKVWEIENYMCGKRLKPILNEVLDNLLANGHLHGSPQAIENLRHISASSIDRLLKHERKKLEIKGRKGTKPGTLLKQQIAIRTWAEWDENCPGFMEIDLVAHEGGNSRGDFAQTLNMVDVWSGWTELVAIKNKASKWVREAIEKVKGRLPFELRGIDSDTGAEFINHPLRDWCEKYQIKFTRGRSSRSNDNCYVEQKNYSIVRQNVGYFRYDTEEEVYYLNRLYAYLRLYANFFQPVMKMTEKKRIGSKVQKKHDDIKTPYQRLLESSYVSEAQKERLTRLYKALDLFHLRQKITACQRKLFSLQKKKNVKNKNLEETVWNF, from the coding sequence ATGTTTGAAAGGAGACCTATTTACAGGGAAACGGCAAAACAATATCAAAAAGCCAGCAAAAAGGAAAAAATGGAGATACTGGATTATTTTGTGAGGATAACAGGTTTAAAAAACCGAAACTATGCCGCCAGGCTCTTGAGGCAGCACGGAAAAACCATCTATGTAGGCAAAAAAAATTACCTTAAAGCCGATATAGCCAAAAAGGGCAAAAGACCTGGCAGAAAGAAAAAATTCGGCGAAGAGGAACTAAAACTTCTAAAAAAGGTCTGGGAAATTGAAAACTACATGTGTGGCAAACGTTTAAAGCCAATTTTAAATGAAGTTTTAGATAATCTCTTAGCAAACGGACATCTCCACGGTTCTCCACAGGCTATAGAAAACTTGCGCCATATAAGTGCTTCAAGTATTGACCGACTTTTGAAACATGAGCGTAAAAAGCTTGAGATAAAAGGACGAAAAGGTACAAAGCCTGGAACGCTATTAAAGCAACAAATAGCTATACGCACGTGGGCAGAGTGGGATGAAAATTGCCCTGGTTTTATGGAGATTGATCTGGTTGCCCATGAGGGAGGAAATAGCCGGGGAGATTTTGCTCAAACATTAAATATGGTGGATGTTTGGAGCGGTTGGACAGAGCTTGTGGCAATCAAAAACAAGGCTTCAAAATGGGTAAGAGAAGCCATAGAAAAAGTCAAAGGAAGACTTCCTTTTGAGTTACGGGGAATTGATTCTGATACCGGTGCTGAATTTATTAATCATCCTCTGCGTGATTGGTGTGAGAAGTACCAGATAAAATTTACAAGGGGGAGAAGCTCCCGTTCCAATGATAACTGCTACGTTGAGCAGAAAAACTATTCCATAGTCCGCCAGAATGTTGGATACTTCCGCTACGATACCGAGGAAGAAGTCTACTACTTGAACCGACTCTATGCGTATCTCAGGCTTTATGCCAACTTTTTTCAACCGGTTATGAAAATGACAGAGAAAAAGAGAATCGGAAGCAAGGTGCAAAAGAAGCATGATGATATTAAAACTCCCTACCAACGGCTTTTAGAAAGCTCTTATGTAAGTGAGGCACAAAAGGAACGCCTAACAAGGCTTTATAAGGCTCTCGATTTGTTTCACCTAAGACAAAAAATTACGGCTTGCCAGAGAAAACTTTTCAGCCTTCAAAAGAAAAAGAATGTAAAAAACAAAAATTTGGAGGAAACTGTATGGAATTTTTGA
- a CDS encoding diphosphate--fructose-6-phosphate 1-phosphotransferase, whose translation MSLQDKLIAMEDHRSLFEQEIRKLKVPVAKVFLKNGKIVPAVFAKSSEVIGTSDKDAVNAQFPKTVAQTENKILKATGNLEKKITGKRVAVLFSGGPAAGGHNVVVGLKKILGDGNTLFGVKNGPKGLLEGTLFEITDEMVKEIVNTGGFDFLGSDRTKIKTDEQFNAVKETVKKYNLSAIVVIGGDDSNTNAAILAELLYDMGVQVIGVPKTIDGDLQIGSYLPISFGFDTATKIYAELVGNILQDTPSSRKYWHFVKLMGRAASHVALEVALQTRPAITIISEEVKEKNMSLGTLVQSIADVIAKRASKGINHGVVVVPEGLIEFIPEMMKLIAELNEVLAHYEVDLQNMHTMDEKKDFIYKKLPAELAKLMASLPDEFENMLLLDRDSHGNLQVSQIPTERLLIIMVEERLNEMKRHEDEVRHLNMTAEEYARFQKFKFATNSHFFGYEGRCGAPTLFDAAYTLNLGLAAGSLILDGHTGYIVAVTDLQKGGNVLALPLTGLLNIERRHGKDEMVIKKALVETNSPTFLFFASRRAVWAEKDHFTSPGPRQLWGPSAKQLPVSVALNQGYDSLAFDLGEEVQVY comes from the coding sequence ATGTCTCTTCAGGACAAGCTGATTGCTATGGAGGATCACCGCTCACTTTTTGAGCAGGAGATCCGTAAACTCAAGGTCCCTGTGGCCAAAGTGTTTCTTAAAAATGGCAAGATTGTGCCCGCTGTTTTTGCTAAGTCGAGCGAGGTGATTGGAACAAGCGACAAGGATGCTGTCAATGCGCAATTCCCCAAGACGGTAGCTCAGACAGAGAACAAAATTCTTAAAGCTACCGGCAATCTGGAGAAAAAGATAACCGGGAAGCGTGTAGCAGTCCTTTTTTCTGGCGGACCAGCTGCCGGTGGTCACAATGTGGTTGTGGGTCTTAAGAAGATCCTTGGTGATGGAAATACGCTTTTTGGCGTAAAGAATGGTCCCAAGGGGTTACTTGAGGGAACACTCTTTGAGATCACCGACGAGATGGTGAAGGAGATTGTGAATACGGGAGGTTTTGATTTTCTTGGTTCCGATAGAACAAAAATCAAGACCGACGAGCAGTTTAATGCTGTAAAGGAAACCGTCAAAAAATACAATCTCAGCGCTATTGTTGTGATTGGTGGAGATGACTCCAATACAAATGCCGCTATTTTGGCCGAACTTTTGTATGACATGGGTGTTCAGGTGATTGGTGTTCCTAAGACTATCGATGGAGATTTGCAGATTGGTTCGTATCTTCCTATTTCTTTTGGTTTTGATACTGCTACCAAGATCTATGCGGAACTTGTGGGAAATATTCTGCAGGATACTCCGTCCTCGAGAAAATACTGGCATTTTGTGAAGCTGATGGGGCGTGCAGCAAGTCACGTGGCTCTTGAGGTGGCTCTTCAGACCCGACCTGCTATAACCATTATCTCTGAAGAAGTCAAGGAAAAGAACATGTCCCTCGGTACCCTTGTGCAATCGATTGCTGATGTGATTGCGAAACGTGCAAGTAAGGGCATCAATCATGGGGTGGTAGTAGTTCCAGAGGGATTGATTGAGTTTATTCCTGAGATGATGAAGCTTATTGCTGAATTGAACGAGGTGTTGGCCCATTACGAGGTTGATCTTCAGAATATGCACACCATGGACGAGAAGAAAGACTTCATATACAAGAAACTGCCTGCAGAACTTGCAAAACTCATGGCTTCTCTTCCTGATGAGTTTGAGAACATGTTGCTGCTCGATCGCGATTCGCACGGTAATCTCCAGGTTTCTCAGATCCCGACAGAACGTCTCTTGATCATTATGGTAGAAGAGAGACTCAATGAGATGAAACGTCATGAGGATGAAGTGCGTCATCTCAATATGACGGCAGAAGAGTATGCTCGTTTTCAGAAGTTTAAGTTTGCTACCAATAGCCATTTCTTTGGGTACGAAGGTCGGTGTGGTGCTCCTACCCTCTTTGATGCTGCATACACCTTGAATCTGGGACTTGCTGCGGGTTCTCTGATTCTTGATGGGCATACAGGTTATATTGTGGCAGTTACTGACCTGCAGAAGGGAGGAAATGTGCTTGCTCTTCCATTGACAGGACTTCTCAATATTGAGCGCCGTCATGGAAAAGATGAAATGGTGATCAAGAAGGCTCTCGTGGAAACCAATTCCCCCACGTTTCTTTTCTTTGCAAGCCGACGGGCTGTTTGGGCGGAGAAGGATCACTTTACCAGTCCAGGGCCACGTCAACTCTGGGGACCGTCCGCAAAACAGTTGCCTGTTTCCGTGGCGCTCAATCAGGGATACGATTCTCTGGCTTTTGATCTGGGAGAAGAGGTCCAGGTTTACTAA
- the ftsH gene encoding ATP-dependent zinc metalloprotease FtsH gives MGRKTPRKNNPFATQSNQSMYVGIFLLIVLVSTFLLLQLTSGRMEKAISYSQFLGYVTNGYIMSVKIEGQIIRGDFKEQLEGRYTGFVTILPLMDNELLPLLKQSQVEIIGEKVKDQSGWSLTWMTVGGLLLLAFIFFLMRGVQGGDSSKAFTFAKSRARLHRENTNKVRFTDVAGCEEAKQDLQEVVEFLKRPQKFNAIGARIPKGVLLVGSPGTGKTLLAKAVAGEAGVPFFSVSGSEFVEMFVGVGAARVRDLFSEARKHAPCIVFIDELDAVGRSRGTGLGGSHDEREQTLNQILVEMDGFDSSEGLIILAATNRPDILDPALLRPGRFDRQVVVDKPDIKAREAILKIHTRKVPLASDVDLSVIARGTPGFTGADLENLVNEAALNAARNNRKKVTMEDLEFAKDKVSLGPERRSLVLSEEDKWMTAYHEAGHAILGHILPLTDPIHKVTIIPRGQALGITYHLPEVEKRSIVKEEALQNIIMAMGGRAAEELKFGKDYISSGASSDIDHVTRFVRTMVCEWGMSDVLGPVRYGETEGPVFLGKDLMTRKNFSERVHELIDEEVQKIITTCYEEALKLLKKHEEKLDLLAKTLIEKEVLNGDDIKQLLGEVSKKHFPRLEFIKKELSESTSQA, from the coding sequence ATGGGAAGAAAAACACCGCGAAAAAATAATCCTTTTGCAACCCAGTCGAATCAATCGATGTATGTGGGGATATTTTTACTGATTGTTTTGGTAAGCACATTTCTTTTGTTGCAGCTGACCTCTGGTCGCATGGAAAAAGCAATCTCGTACTCTCAATTTTTGGGCTATGTGACAAACGGCTATATCATGTCAGTAAAGATTGAGGGACAGATTATACGTGGGGATTTTAAAGAACAGCTCGAGGGAAGGTATACGGGTTTTGTAACCATTCTTCCTCTCATGGATAATGAACTGCTTCCCCTGTTGAAGCAAAGTCAGGTAGAGATCATAGGAGAAAAAGTCAAGGATCAGAGTGGGTGGTCGCTTACCTGGATGACCGTGGGTGGACTTTTGCTGCTTGCTTTTATCTTTTTCCTTATGCGTGGTGTTCAGGGCGGAGATTCATCTAAGGCGTTTACCTTTGCAAAATCGAGGGCGCGTCTCCACAGGGAAAATACCAACAAGGTTCGTTTTACAGATGTGGCCGGCTGTGAGGAAGCAAAACAGGACCTCCAGGAAGTGGTGGAATTTCTCAAGCGTCCTCAAAAATTTAACGCTATTGGAGCACGGATTCCCAAGGGTGTTCTTCTTGTGGGTTCTCCAGGAACAGGGAAAACCCTCCTTGCCAAGGCGGTAGCTGGAGAGGCTGGTGTTCCCTTTTTCAGTGTGAGTGGGTCTGAGTTTGTGGAGATGTTTGTGGGAGTTGGAGCCGCGAGGGTGAGAGATCTTTTCTCAGAGGCAAGAAAACATGCTCCCTGTATTGTTTTTATTGATGAGCTGGATGCGGTTGGACGTTCTCGTGGGACTGGTCTAGGAGGTTCTCATGATGAACGAGAGCAGACGCTCAATCAGATTCTTGTAGAGATGGATGGTTTTGATTCTTCCGAGGGGCTTATCATTCTGGCTGCGACAAATCGTCCTGATATTCTTGATCCGGCACTTCTTCGTCCAGGGCGTTTTGATAGACAGGTGGTGGTGGATAAACCAGACATCAAGGCGAGAGAAGCGATTTTAAAAATTCATACCAGAAAGGTACCTCTGGCAAGTGATGTTGATCTCTCGGTGATTGCGCGGGGAACGCCCGGGTTTACCGGTGCCGATCTTGAAAATCTGGTGAATGAGGCAGCTCTTAACGCCGCGAGAAATAATCGAAAAAAGGTGACCATGGAGGATCTTGAGTTTGCAAAAGATAAGGTGAGCCTTGGTCCAGAAAGAAGAAGTCTCGTTCTTTCAGAAGAAGATAAATGGATGACAGCTTACCATGAAGCAGGGCATGCTATTTTAGGCCATATTCTTCCTCTTACAGATCCTATACATAAGGTTACGATTATACCCCGTGGACAGGCTCTTGGTATTACGTATCATCTTCCTGAGGTAGAAAAAAGAAGCATCGTCAAAGAAGAGGCTCTTCAAAATATTATTATGGCCATGGGTGGGCGTGCAGCGGAAGAGTTGAAGTTTGGAAAAGATTATATCTCCAGTGGGGCTTCGAGTGACATTGATCATGTGACGAGGTTTGTTCGTACCATGGTGTGCGAGTGGGGCATGAGTGATGTTCTTGGTCCGGTTCGTTATGGGGAAACAGAAGGTCCAGTCTTTTTGGGCAAAGATCTCATGACTCGTAAAAACTTCAGCGAACGTGTGCATGAGCTTATCGACGAAGAGGTTCAGAAGATTATCACTACCTGCTATGAAGAGGCTCTCAAACTTCTAAAAAAGCATGAGGAGAAACTTGATCTCCTTGCTAAGACATTGATAGAAAAAGAGGTGCTCAATGGGGATGATATCAAGCAGCTCCTTGGCGAGGTGTCAAAGAAGCATTTTCCGAGACTGGAGTTTATCAAAAAGGAGCTCTCTGAGAGCACTTCTCAAGCTTAA
- a CDS encoding nucleoside phosphorylase-I family protein, with the protein MEKKRLLVAALPMELPPSLAHSLKRKMPAFIPMDEERLVGVTGVGKSNVTRFYRRLERMAIQIEKMLLIGFAGSLCESLPPGKIVTFDKVITYQGKVFSLFPVGKLHRSIGLEVREWTDAGEKRRLRVAHPHAEIIDMETATHAEECARLGVKLSVLRIVTDGPEDRLPSLAYIFEDWQHVVWKKILSHPLHGLGGLMFSWRLWKARESLTKEVEKLEEWHDFLENA; encoded by the coding sequence ATGGAAAAAAAACGACTGCTTGTTGCGGCACTTCCTATGGAATTACCCCCTAGTTTGGCTCATTCTCTAAAGCGAAAAATGCCTGCTTTTATCCCCATGGACGAAGAAAGGCTGGTGGGGGTGACAGGGGTAGGAAAATCAAATGTAACTCGTTTTTATCGCAGACTGGAAAGGATGGCTATTCAGATAGAAAAAATGTTACTGATAGGTTTTGCAGGCTCACTTTGTGAATCTCTTCCACCGGGGAAAATTGTAACCTTTGACAAGGTGATAACGTATCAAGGGAAGGTTTTTTCTCTTTTTCCTGTTGGAAAACTTCATCGAAGTATTGGGCTTGAGGTGAGAGAATGGACGGATGCGGGTGAGAAACGTCGATTGAGGGTTGCCCATCCTCATGCAGAGATTATTGACATGGAAACAGCAACTCATGCGGAGGAGTGTGCCAGACTGGGTGTAAAGCTTTCAGTATTGCGCATTGTAACAGATGGTCCGGAAGATAGACTCCCATCACTGGCTTATATCTTTGAGGATTGGCAACATGTGGTGTGGAAAAAAATTTTATCTCATCCCTTGCATGGTTTGGGTGGGCTTATGTTTTCCTGGCGTTTATGGAAGGCTAGAGAAAGCCTCACAAAAGAGGTGGAAAAATTGGAGGAGTGGCATGATTTTCTGGAAAACGCTTGA
- a CDS encoding AEC family transporter, producing MIFWKTLEAVGVFVGLGVVGFFLLARKTIAREALSTLSFLSLDLAVPALVFYDMMNQFSPGRYPLWWVYPLVWVGSFVFLMFLGRIASLFFPSEYRREVFVSLVYPNAIFIPLILLPVLFPENSGITVELFLFTMLFSFFLFPLFGVVYGAKPSQSPTKRRFLPPLVVILVGSLLIHYAGLRSWVPEFLVDLARRIGALSIPLLLFVIGGNVYLDREKGLVLPVGILLRFVLIKNVLFPLVHLGFVSVLPIPPMLKFLVFLQSALPPVTALPVLVERYGGKREVVQAFFLWSVIGMIASLPVALWLYDSIGGF from the coding sequence ATGATTTTCTGGAAAACGCTTGAAGCGGTAGGGGTTTTTGTCGGACTTGGGGTAGTGGGTTTTTTCCTGCTTGCAAGAAAAACTATAGCCAGGGAGGCTCTCTCTACGCTTTCTTTTCTCTCCTTAGACCTGGCTGTACCGGCGCTAGTGTTTTATGATATGATGAATCAGTTTTCACCCGGGAGATATCCTCTCTGGTGGGTTTATCCATTGGTGTGGGTAGGGAGTTTTGTGTTTTTGATGTTTTTAGGAAGGATAGCATCATTGTTTTTTCCCTCGGAGTACCGGAGGGAGGTATTCGTTTCCCTGGTATATCCTAATGCTATTTTTATTCCGTTAATTTTGCTTCCTGTACTTTTTCCTGAAAATTCTGGGATAACGGTCGAATTGTTTTTGTTTACCATGCTGTTTTCGTTTTTTCTTTTTCCCTTGTTTGGGGTAGTGTATGGGGCAAAACCCTCGCAGTCTCCCACAAAGAGGCGTTTTCTTCCACCATTGGTGGTGATTCTTGTGGGGAGTCTTCTTATTCATTATGCGGGTCTGCGTTCGTGGGTGCCAGAGTTTCTTGTTGATCTGGCAAGACGTATTGGGGCTCTTTCTATCCCCCTTTTGCTTTTTGTTATTGGAGGCAATGTGTATCTTGACAGAGAAAAAGGGCTGGTATTACCAGTGGGGATCCTCTTACGCTTCGTTTTGATAAAAAATGTACTTTTTCCTCTCGTGCATCTTGGTTTTGTGAGTGTTTTGCCAATTCCGCCAATGCTTAAGTTTCTTGTGTTTCTTCAGAGTGCGCTTCCACCGGTGACGGCACTTCCCGTACTTGTAGAACGATATGGGGGTAAAAGGGAGGTTGTTCAGGCCTTTTTTCTCTGGAGTGTGATTGGAATGATAGCTTCTCTTCCTGTGGCCTTATGGCTCTATGACAGTATAGGAGGGTTTTAA
- a CDS encoding acetyl-CoA carboxylase carboxyltransferase subunit alpha, with protein MRKFYLEFEKPIQMMEEKIEDLKKHLDSDFSVELREMERKLQYMLEMTYKNLTPWQISLVARHPDRPIFSDYRDNLFDDFLEIHGDRNFRDDPAIITGFATLGNYRCVVIGEEKGKGTKDKLYRNFGMPQPEGYRKALRAMKLAEKFGLPLLTFVDTAGAYPGMEGEERGQGEAIARNLFEMSALKTPIIATVIGEGGSGGALAIAVADKVLMLENSIYSVISPESCASILWRDASKGPRAAEALKLTAPELLKFGVIDEIIPEPIGGAHRHPEEMIATVRKVLLRYLDELTRVSIPKLLQARYQRFRGLGVVQIQE; from the coding sequence ATGCGAAAGTTTTATTTGGAGTTTGAGAAGCCTATCCAGATGATGGAAGAAAAGATTGAAGATTTAAAGAAGCATCTGGATAGTGATTTTTCAGTCGAACTTCGAGAGATGGAGCGAAAACTTCAGTATATGCTGGAGATGACCTACAAAAATCTTACTCCCTGGCAGATTTCTCTGGTGGCCCGTCATCCCGATAGGCCTATTTTTTCTGATTATAGGGATAATCTTTTTGATGATTTTCTCGAGATCCATGGCGATAGGAACTTCCGTGATGATCCTGCTATTATTACAGGGTTTGCAACCCTTGGGAACTATCGTTGTGTGGTTATTGGAGAGGAGAAAGGAAAAGGCACCAAGGATAAACTGTATCGAAATTTTGGTATGCCACAGCCCGAAGGATACCGCAAGGCTCTACGAGCCATGAAACTTGCTGAGAAGTTTGGGTTACCCTTGCTTACCTTTGTGGATACTGCTGGAGCGTATCCCGGGATGGAAGGAGAGGAAAGAGGTCAGGGTGAGGCGATTGCTCGAAACCTTTTTGAAATGTCGGCTCTTAAGACTCCTATTATTGCGACGGTGATAGGTGAGGGGGGGAGTGGTGGAGCCCTTGCGATCGCGGTAGCGGATAAGGTACTCATGCTTGAGAATTCCATTTATTCTGTGATTTCTCCCGAGTCGTGTGCTTCGATCTTGTGGCGCGATGCCTCTAAGGGTCCGAGGGCAGCAGAGGCATTGAAACTGACCGCGCCAGAACTTCTCAAGTTTGGTGTGATTGATGAGATAATCCCTGAACCTATTGGGGGTGCTCATCGTCATCCCGAGGAGATGATTGCGACGGTTCGTAAAGTGCTTCTTCGTTATCTGGATGAGCTTACCAGGGTGAGTATCCCCAAGCTGTTACAAGCTCGATATCAGCGTTTCCGTGGTCTTGGTGTCGTTCAGATACAGGAATAA